A part of Nesterenkonia lutea genomic DNA contains:
- a CDS encoding energy-coupling factor transporter transmembrane component T family protein, which produces MIPLYRAGRSALHRMPVGAKFLFIFLAALSASIFRENPWVLLVIWASVLAGYVLSGLGPGALLAQLWRLKWLVLVLTLPGLIFLSPAETAFNLTRVLAVVLLAALFTLSTATSDILSGCERLLRPLDPQLARFGLSSERISLGLSLTIRSVPVILSFYSEIREAQRARGMRPTPRATVMPLLVMSLRHAEETAEALAARGVR; this is translated from the coding sequence ATGATCCCGCTCTACCGCGCCGGACGCTCCGCGCTGCACCGCATGCCGGTGGGCGCGAAGTTCCTCTTCATCTTTCTCGCCGCCCTGTCCGCGTCGATCTTCCGCGAGAACCCCTGGGTGCTGCTGGTGATCTGGGCCAGTGTGCTGGCCGGCTATGTGCTCTCCGGCCTCGGCCCGGGAGCCCTGCTGGCCCAGCTCTGGCGGCTCAAATGGCTCGTGCTGGTGCTGACCCTCCCGGGGCTGATCTTCCTGAGCCCCGCAGAGACGGCGTTCAACTTGACCCGGGTGCTCGCCGTCGTTCTGCTGGCGGCTCTGTTCACCCTGAGCACGGCGACCTCTGACATCCTCTCCGGCTGCGAGAGGCTGCTGCGTCCGCTGGACCCCCAGCTGGCCCGATTCGGACTCAGCTCGGAGCGCATCTCACTGGGCCTCTCGCTGACGATCCGCTCCGTGCCCGTGATCCTGTCCTTCTACTCCGAGATCCGCGAGGCCCAGCGCGCACGCGGCATGCGGCCCACTCCACGTGCCACGGTGATGCCGCTGCTGGTGATGAGCCTGCGCCACGCCGAGGAGACCGCAGAGGCCCTCGCCGCCCGCGGTGTGCGCTGA
- a CDS encoding DUF4307 domain-containing protein produces the protein MTESSTTATAPSGMESRYGAPRRSVSKKSQRWMILGTLLLALAAMIYFTVGNSIGQITHNDVGYTITSDTEATVDFQVTKDLDATARCMIHVLDSSYAVVGAEIVTLGPQEGTGPEDRTQYYSTDVRTETRGVTGMVDSCW, from the coding sequence ATGACCGAGTCCAGCACCACCGCGACCGCCCCCTCCGGCATGGAGTCGCGGTATGGCGCGCCTCGGCGCAGCGTGTCGAAGAAGTCCCAGCGATGGATGATCCTGGGCACGCTTCTGCTGGCGCTGGCAGCGATGATCTACTTCACCGTGGGCAACTCCATCGGCCAGATCACCCACAACGACGTCGGCTACACGATCACCTCAGACACGGAAGCCACAGTGGACTTCCAGGTCACGAAGGATCTCGACGCCACGGCCCGCTGCATGATCCACGTGCTCGACAGCAGCTATGCCGTCGTCGGGGCGGAGATCGTCACCCTGGGCCCCCAGGAGGGCACCGGCCCCGAGGACCGCACCCAGTACTACAGCACCGATGTGCGGACCGAGACTCGTGGAGTCACCGGAATGGTCGACTCCTGCTGGTAG
- a CDS encoding AI-2E family transporter → MNTVEKIELMEEDVPPRMAEEQRIQDDVPWGIRIAAAWSWRVIMILAFIGVLIWLLSHVSLLIIPLLVAALLATLLRPLHNLFVKIRFPRVLAAISSLLVLIGLVAGLLWLVGQQLFTGFAEMATQVQEGLFELVTVAEETAAGFGVEISTDQINQGLEEGLTYVQDNSEAILGGAMSIGSTAGNILVGLVLALFTLVFFLADGRKIWDFMVFFAPGKHRPAIHGAGRRGWTALGSYMRIQVFVAAVDAVGIGVGAAILGVPLALPVAVLVFLGSFIPVVGAVVTGFVAILLALVANGLVNALFMVGVVLLVQQIESNILQPIVMGKAVKLHPLAVILAVTAGTTLLGIVGALFAVPVLAFVNRAAQYLVKEEWRSDPEAKAMERLEKEEAIKRAAEKEVQEAEEQASLANITRRLKETIPGLNPDRRAFARRGGAAAGTVTRTETQTDSTTQTGSSPRSDPQAPGESGPARSSRTQTSGSSGGETTIAGDDHPRPEDEGRRE, encoded by the coding sequence ATGAACACAGTCGAAAAGATCGAGCTGATGGAAGAGGACGTCCCGCCGCGGATGGCGGAGGAGCAGCGGATCCAGGATGACGTCCCCTGGGGCATCCGGATCGCTGCCGCCTGGTCCTGGCGGGTCATCATGATCCTGGCCTTCATCGGCGTGCTGATCTGGCTGCTCAGCCATGTCTCGCTGCTGATCATCCCGCTGCTGGTCGCCGCCCTGCTGGCCACGCTTCTGCGCCCGCTCCACAACCTCTTCGTCAAGATCAGGTTTCCGCGCGTGCTGGCTGCGATCAGCAGCCTGCTCGTGCTCATCGGCCTGGTGGCCGGGCTGCTGTGGCTGGTCGGCCAGCAGCTCTTCACCGGGTTCGCCGAGATGGCCACCCAGGTCCAGGAGGGTCTCTTCGAGCTGGTGACCGTCGCGGAGGAGACTGCGGCTGGTTTCGGCGTCGAGATCTCCACCGATCAGATCAACCAGGGGCTCGAGGAAGGCCTGACCTACGTTCAGGACAACTCCGAAGCCATCCTCGGCGGTGCCATGAGCATCGGCTCCACCGCCGGCAACATCCTCGTGGGACTCGTCCTGGCTCTGTTCACCCTGGTCTTCTTCCTCGCCGACGGTCGCAAGATCTGGGACTTCATGGTGTTCTTCGCCCCCGGCAAGCACCGCCCCGCCATCCATGGTGCCGGTCGCCGCGGCTGGACCGCGCTGGGATCCTATATGCGCATCCAGGTCTTCGTGGCTGCGGTGGACGCCGTGGGCATCGGCGTCGGCGCGGCCATCCTCGGCGTTCCGCTGGCGCTGCCGGTGGCGGTGCTGGTCTTCCTGGGCTCCTTCATCCCGGTGGTCGGCGCCGTGGTCACCGGATTCGTGGCCATCCTCCTGGCGCTGGTCGCCAACGGGCTGGTCAATGCGCTGTTCATGGTCGGCGTCGTGCTGCTGGTCCAGCAGATCGAGTCCAACATCCTGCAGCCCATCGTCATGGGCAAGGCAGTGAAGCTGCATCCGCTGGCAGTGATCCTCGCGGTGACCGCGGGCACCACTCTGCTGGGCATCGTGGGCGCCCTCTTCGCGGTGCCGGTGCTGGCCTTCGTGAACCGCGCCGCGCAGTACCTCGTGAAGGAGGAATGGCGATCAGACCCCGAGGCGAAGGCGATGGAGCGGCTGGAGAAGGAAGAAGCCATCAAGCGCGCCGCTGAGAAGGAGGTGCAGGAGGCGGAGGAGCAGGCCTCGCTGGCGAACATCACCCGGCGGCTGAAGGAGACCATCCCCGGCCTCAACCCCGACCGCCGAGCCTTCGCACGTCGAGGCGGCGCTGCGGCGGGTACGGTGACACGCACCGAGACCCAGACAGACTCCACGACCCAGACCGGCTCGTCACCGCGCAGCGACCCGCAGGCGCCGGGTGAATCCGGGCCTGCGAGGTCGTCCAGGACACAGACCAGTGGCAGCTCGGGCGGGGAGACTACGATCGCCGGAGACGACCACCCCCGGCCGGAGGATGAGGGCAGAAGAGAATGA
- the greA gene encoding transcription elongation factor GreA, whose protein sequence is MSTNTPEIDENAQWLTQEAYDRLKGELAHLSGPGRQEIVDRIESAREEGDLKENGGYHAAKEEQGKAEARIRYLNDLLENSYVGDAPTGDSVVPGMLVEAKIAGNKMKFLFGNREIAGDTDLEVYSERSPIGEAINGTKPGDKLSYSAPNGKDIPVEIISAEPFKG, encoded by the coding sequence GTGTCAACGAACACCCCCGAGATCGACGAGAATGCTCAGTGGCTCACCCAGGAGGCCTACGACCGGCTGAAGGGCGAGCTCGCGCACCTCAGCGGACCCGGCCGCCAGGAGATCGTTGACCGCATCGAGTCCGCCCGCGAAGAGGGCGACCTCAAGGAGAACGGCGGCTACCACGCGGCCAAGGAGGAGCAGGGCAAGGCCGAGGCGCGCATCCGCTACCTCAACGACCTGCTCGAGAACTCCTACGTCGGCGACGCCCCCACCGGCGACTCCGTGGTGCCCGGAATGCTCGTCGAGGCCAAGATCGCCGGCAACAAGATGAAGTTCCTCTTCGGCAACCGCGAGATCGCCGGAGACACGGACCTGGAGGTCTACTCCGAGCGCTCCCCCATCGGCGAAGCCATCAACGGCACCAAGCCCGGTGACAAGCTGAGCTACTCCGCGCCCAACGGCAAGGACATCCCGGTGGAGATCATCTCCGCGGAGCCCTTCAAGGGCTGA
- a CDS encoding NAD(P)/FAD-dependent oxidoreductase — translation MAISQTLSAKPRVLIVGGGYVGLTTAQLLQKKVKAAGGIVTVVDPMPYMTYQPFLPEVVGGHIEARHAVVSHRRHLKDSEIITGKVTGVDHDGRTATVELSQGETVELPYQDIIMAAGATTKTFPIEGLAEHGIGLKTIEEALTLRNHILERIEAASVMTDEKAKSRALTFTVVGGGFAGIETIAEMEDIIRAAVGANPRVGQTDVRIVMVEAMGRVMPEVTEDQAVGVVEHLRGRGIEVLLNTSLGSVVDGELTLINMGDKSEADRFESDTLVWTAGVAANVVAKNSGFPVDPRGRVTGAATLQIADEDGKVLQNAWTAGDISAIPDLSGGGLPDGTCVPNAQHASRQAKVLAKNLLAASYGQGQLSEYKHDSLGAVAGLGMFQGVGNPLKVKISGFPAWMAHRGYHAMAIPTMERKIRVVGGWINELVLGRDYTPVRDLETPYRQFQEAAGGGKKKETSPS, via the coding sequence ATGGCTATCTCTCAGACACTTTCCGCGAAACCCCGCGTCCTCATCGTCGGCGGCGGCTACGTCGGTCTCACCACCGCACAGCTGCTGCAGAAGAAGGTGAAGGCCGCCGGCGGCATCGTCACCGTCGTTGACCCGATGCCCTACATGACCTACCAGCCCTTCCTTCCGGAGGTCGTGGGCGGTCACATCGAGGCCCGGCACGCAGTGGTCTCCCACCGCCGCCACCTCAAGGACTCCGAGATCATCACCGGCAAGGTCACCGGCGTGGATCACGACGGACGCACCGCCACTGTGGAGCTCTCCCAGGGCGAGACCGTGGAGCTGCCCTACCAGGACATCATCATGGCCGCCGGCGCGACCACGAAGACCTTCCCCATCGAGGGCCTGGCTGAACACGGCATCGGCCTGAAGACCATCGAAGAGGCGCTGACGCTGCGCAATCACATCCTCGAGCGCATCGAGGCCGCCTCGGTGATGACCGACGAGAAGGCCAAGTCCCGCGCCTTGACGTTCACCGTGGTGGGCGGCGGCTTCGCCGGCATCGAGACCATCGCGGAGATGGAAGACATCATCCGCGCCGCCGTGGGTGCGAACCCGCGCGTGGGCCAGACCGATGTGCGCATCGTCATGGTCGAAGCCATGGGTCGCGTCATGCCCGAGGTGACCGAGGACCAGGCCGTCGGCGTGGTCGAGCACCTCCGCGGTCGCGGCATCGAGGTGCTGCTCAACACCTCGCTGGGCTCCGTCGTGGACGGCGAGCTGACGCTGATCAACATGGGGGACAAGTCCGAGGCTGATCGTTTCGAGTCCGACACCCTGGTGTGGACCGCAGGCGTGGCCGCAAACGTGGTCGCCAAGAACTCCGGCTTCCCGGTGGATCCCCGCGGCCGCGTCACCGGCGCCGCGACCCTGCAGATCGCCGATGAGGATGGCAAGGTGCTGCAGAATGCCTGGACCGCGGGCGACATCTCCGCGATCCCGGACCTCTCCGGCGGAGGGCTCCCCGACGGCACCTGCGTGCCCAACGCCCAGCATGCTTCGCGCCAGGCCAAGGTGCTGGCGAAGAACCTGCTGGCTGCGAGCTATGGTCAGGGCCAGCTCAGCGAGTACAAGCACGACTCCCTCGGAGCCGTCGCCGGCCTGGGCATGTTCCAGGGCGTGGGCAACCCGCTCAAGGTCAAGATCAGCGGATTCCCCGCCTGGATGGCACACCGCGGCTACCACGCCATGGCGATCCCCACGATGGAGCGCAAGATCCGCGTGGTCGGCGGCTGGATCAACGAGCTCGTGCTGGGCCGGGACTACACCCCGGTGCGCGACCTGGAGACCCCCTACCGCCAGTTCCAGGAAGCTGCAGGAGGCGGAAAGAAGAAGGAAACCTCACCGAGCTGA
- a CDS encoding Bax inhibitor-1/YccA family protein, producing the protein MSNPIFNTGAFPDQFSEKKRERRRFYMNDQGGVTEQQRRQAPAQGQPFAAQYGMPGQQAGAGRAGADQLNQQYNLPDAAGSQGAPMTYDDVIRKTVTSFAVLLVGAAVAVALGVVMPGLVMGLALVAVLVGFGLGLVNAFKKEPNPALILAYSATQGFFLGAITMMLEGMFPGIAVQAVMATVAVFGTILALFKSGKIRATPKLNKIFFVAIIGYAVFSLMNFGLMIFTDMGMFGLRSGWFGIAIGVFAILLASYSLVMDFTNIQEGVDAGVAQKYGWAAAFGLTVSLVWLYIEILRVIAIVRSMAE; encoded by the coding sequence ATGTCCAACCCGATCTTCAACACCGGTGCCTTCCCTGACCAGTTCAGCGAGAAGAAGCGTGAGCGGCGCCGGTTCTATATGAATGACCAGGGTGGCGTCACCGAGCAGCAGCGCCGGCAGGCCCCCGCCCAGGGTCAGCCCTTCGCCGCGCAGTACGGCATGCCGGGACAGCAGGCCGGCGCCGGACGCGCAGGTGCGGACCAGCTGAACCAGCAGTACAACCTGCCCGACGCCGCAGGTTCGCAGGGCGCCCCGATGACCTACGACGACGTCATCCGCAAGACCGTCACCAGCTTCGCCGTCCTGCTGGTGGGTGCGGCGGTCGCCGTCGCACTCGGAGTGGTCATGCCCGGTCTGGTGATGGGCCTCGCGCTCGTCGCCGTTCTGGTCGGCTTCGGCCTCGGACTGGTCAATGCCTTCAAGAAGGAGCCGAACCCGGCTCTGATCCTTGCCTACTCGGCCACCCAGGGCTTCTTCCTCGGTGCCATCACCATGATGCTCGAGGGCATGTTCCCAGGCATCGCCGTGCAGGCCGTGATGGCCACCGTGGCGGTCTTCGGCACCATCCTCGCGCTCTTCAAGTCCGGAAAGATCCGGGCCACTCCGAAGCTGAACAAGATCTTCTTCGTGGCGATCATCGGCTATGCCGTGTTCTCGCTGATGAACTTTGGTCTCATGATATTCACCGACATGGGCATGTTCGGTCTGCGTTCAGGCTGGTTCGGCATCGCCATCGGCGTCTTCGCCATTCTGCTGGCCTCGTACTCCCTGGTCATGGACTTCACCAACATTCAGGAGGGTGTGGACGCAGGGGTCGCTCAGAAGTACGGCTGGGCCGCCGCCTTCGGTCTCACCGTCTCTCTGGTCTGGCTCTACATCGAGATCCTGCGAGTCATCGCGATCGTCCGTTCGATGGCTGAATGA
- the ilvA gene encoding threonine ammonia-lyase encodes MQLEDIQAAQELLADIIVRTPMEHSRALGRLVDATVHLKAENLQRAGSFKVRGAYVRMARLSAEEKARGVVAASAGNHAQGVALAAKKLGITAKIYMPHGVALPKLAATRDHGAEVILYGSDVDEALAEAQRHSDETGSVFIHPFNNTDVVAGQGTIGLEILEQEPEVDTVIMGIGGGGLLAGSAVAIKQQAARLGREVKIIGVQAENAAAYPPSLAADALVPIKGVRTIADGIAVGRPGEIPFEIIKELVDEVVTVSEDAIARALIFLLERSKMVVEPAGAVPVAALMEGKLADLGIESKNVVAVLSGGNIDPMLMLRVIQHGLSAAQRFLTVKLMLKDLPGELATISQIIADADANVTGVDHSRIGGALSMGEVSIVINMETKGAEHSERVLNRLRAQGYEPMVPQH; translated from the coding sequence GTGCAGCTCGAAGACATCCAAGCGGCCCAGGAGCTGCTCGCCGACATCATCGTGCGCACTCCCATGGAGCACTCCCGCGCGCTGGGCCGCCTGGTGGATGCCACCGTGCATCTGAAGGCCGAGAACCTCCAGCGGGCAGGCTCCTTCAAGGTGCGCGGCGCCTATGTGCGCATGGCCCGGCTCTCCGCGGAGGAGAAGGCGAGGGGAGTGGTCGCCGCCTCGGCAGGCAACCATGCCCAGGGTGTGGCGCTGGCAGCCAAGAAGCTGGGCATCACCGCCAAGATCTACATGCCGCACGGGGTCGCGCTGCCCAAGCTCGCCGCCACCCGGGACCACGGCGCGGAGGTGATCCTCTATGGCTCCGACGTCGACGAGGCCCTCGCCGAGGCGCAGCGGCACTCGGATGAGACCGGATCGGTCTTCATCCATCCCTTCAACAACACCGATGTGGTCGCCGGACAGGGGACCATCGGCCTGGAGATCCTGGAGCAGGAGCCCGAGGTCGACACCGTGATCATGGGGATCGGCGGGGGAGGCCTGTTGGCGGGCTCGGCCGTGGCGATCAAGCAGCAGGCGGCCCGGCTGGGTCGCGAGGTCAAGATCATCGGGGTCCAGGCGGAGAACGCGGCCGCCTACCCGCCGTCGCTGGCCGCAGACGCGCTGGTGCCGATCAAGGGGGTGCGCACCATCGCCGACGGCATCGCCGTGGGACGCCCCGGCGAGATCCCCTTCGAGATCATCAAGGAGCTGGTCGACGAGGTCGTCACGGTCAGCGAGGACGCGATCGCACGGGCCCTGATCTTCCTGCTGGAGCGCTCCAAGATGGTCGTCGAGCCCGCCGGAGCGGTGCCTGTGGCGGCGCTGATGGAGGGCAAGCTCGCCGACCTGGGGATCGAGTCGAAGAACGTGGTGGCGGTGCTCTCCGGAGGCAATATCGACCCCATGCTCATGCTGCGCGTGATCCAGCACGGTCTCTCCGCCGCTCAGCGCTTCCTCACCGTCAAGCTCATGCTCAAGGATCTGCCCGGGGAGCTGGCCACGATCTCACAGATCATCGCCGATGCTGATGCGAACGTCACCGGCGTGGACCACAGCCGGATCGGCGGCGCGCTCTCGATGGGCGAGGTCTCCATCGTGATCAACATGGAGACCAAGGGCGCCGAGCATTCGGAGCGGGTGCTCAACCGGCTGCGCGCCCAGGGCTATGAGCCGATGGTGCCGCAGCACTGA
- a CDS encoding molybdate ABC transporter substrate-binding protein — MKPDSLFFRLRGVIALVLLLCFVAAFVLSACGSPYQVQPSEDRSVRVLAAHSTEPALERLSADLYDRGSGISAEIDYLDAGALLGRANSEHQADIVVTASREHMQELTEDGLIKGDPLPLASNRLVLVATPQNPQSIKGFNDFAARAADLSVSTCAEDAPCTEQITDLSGTFGLELEARDMTLASAGGAAEPESALTALTAGRSDAALAYVTDVLARDTPLQTFEIPGFHGSTTQVWAGVLDDPEDDAAAEEFLGVMAGERARSAFSEAGFLPPPAAEAGAGSD, encoded by the coding sequence GTGAAACCTGACTCTTTGTTCTTCCGACTCCGCGGCGTCATCGCGCTCGTGCTCCTGCTCTGCTTCGTGGCCGCCTTCGTGCTCAGCGCATGTGGCTCCCCGTACCAGGTCCAGCCCAGTGAGGACCGCAGCGTCAGAGTGCTGGCGGCTCACTCCACCGAGCCTGCGCTGGAGCGGCTCAGCGCCGACCTCTATGACCGCGGCAGCGGAATCTCGGCCGAGATCGACTACCTCGACGCAGGAGCCCTGCTGGGCCGCGCGAACTCCGAGCATCAGGCCGACATCGTCGTGACCGCCTCGCGGGAACATATGCAGGAGCTCACCGAGGACGGCCTGATCAAGGGCGATCCGCTTCCGCTGGCGAGCAACCGGCTCGTGCTGGTCGCCACGCCGCAGAACCCCCAGAGCATCAAGGGCTTCAATGACTTCGCGGCCCGCGCTGCTGACCTGAGCGTGAGCACCTGCGCCGAGGACGCCCCCTGCACCGAGCAGATCACGGACCTCTCCGGAACGTTCGGCCTTGAGCTCGAGGCCAGGGACATGACGCTGGCGAGCGCCGGCGGTGCCGCGGAGCCGGAGAGCGCACTGACCGCGCTGACGGCCGGACGCAGCGATGCGGCCCTGGCCTATGTCACCGATGTGCTGGCCCGAGACACCCCGCTGCAGACCTTCGAGATTCCCGGCTTCCACGGCTCCACCACCCAGGTCTGGGCCGGGGTGCTGGATGATCCGGAGGACGATGCTGCGGCGGAGGAGTTCCTGGGCGTGATGGCCGGGGAGAGGGCGCGTTCCGCCTTCAGCGAAGCGGGCTTCCTTCCACCGCCTGCGGCCGAAGCCGGAGCAGGCTCCGACTGA
- a CDS encoding biotin transporter BioY, with product MFNRSQHQTPASPATRSAPLGTSSAVRSISQMAMFAALVAVLGQLPAIPLAGGVPITLQTLGVMLAGAVLGPWRGAGAIALLHLLVVAGLPLLSQGSGGLGAFAGPSAGFALGWIPGAFVVGLITQSSWPLRLWRTITGTLLGGILVVYACGLPVMAFQLGLSLEQALLLNLAFLPGDAIKTAIAVTLTHSLARAYPAPFTHARERRRPASR from the coding sequence GTGTTCAACAGATCTCAGCACCAGACCCCCGCCTCCCCCGCGACCCGCAGCGCCCCGCTCGGCACCAGCTCAGCCGTGCGAAGCATCTCCCAGATGGCCATGTTCGCGGCCCTGGTCGCGGTGCTGGGCCAGCTTCCGGCGATCCCGCTGGCCGGCGGCGTCCCCATCACCCTGCAGACCCTGGGCGTGATGCTCGCCGGGGCGGTGCTCGGCCCGTGGCGCGGGGCAGGAGCCATCGCGCTGCTGCACCTGCTGGTCGTGGCTGGCCTGCCGCTGCTCTCGCAGGGGTCGGGCGGCCTCGGCGCGTTCGCGGGGCCCAGCGCGGGCTTCGCCCTGGGCTGGATACCGGGAGCCTTCGTCGTCGGGCTCATCACCCAGTCGTCCTGGCCGCTGCGACTCTGGCGCACCATCACCGGAACGCTGCTCGGCGGGATCCTCGTGGTCTACGCCTGCGGTCTGCCGGTGATGGCCTTCCAGCTGGGACTGAGCCTGGAGCAGGCGCTGCTGCTCAATCTCGCCTTCCTCCCCGGCGATGCGATCAAGACAGCGATCGCGGTGACGCTGACCCATTCACTGGCGCGGGCCTATCCCGCGCCCTTCACCCACGCCCGCGAGCGGCGGCGACCGGCATCCCGGTGA
- the mca gene encoding mycothiol conjugate amidase Mca — translation MSSPDDSAARSAPRDLPDSTGLRMLAVHAHPDDESSKGAAMMAAYAAAGAEVMVATATGGERGDLLNPAAGEIFACQRDLPGVRRLEMAEAAAALNVQHIWLGFSDSGLPEGDPMPPLPFGSFATLPLEQAAAPLVRLVRRFRPHVVISYDESGGYPHPDHIMSHKITVEAFRAAGDATRYEDLGEAWQPQKLYYDRAFNPGRFEAIHNALVEAGYESPYEERLLRFRDGSIPWMTDHEVTTQIPVGAFLEQRDLALRAHRTQVEPDGFFFATPNDFLREVYPYDDYVLVESLVETELPEHDIFSGLR, via the coding sequence ATGTCCTCCCCGGACGACTCCGCAGCCCGCTCTGCACCCCGGGACCTTCCGGACTCCACAGGTCTGCGCATGCTCGCCGTCCACGCCCACCCCGACGATGAGTCCTCCAAGGGGGCGGCCATGATGGCCGCCTACGCCGCCGCCGGCGCCGAGGTGATGGTGGCCACAGCCACCGGAGGCGAGCGGGGCGACCTGCTCAACCCCGCGGCCGGAGAGATCTTCGCCTGCCAACGGGACCTTCCCGGAGTGCGCCGGCTGGAGATGGCCGAGGCCGCTGCGGCGCTGAACGTCCAGCACATCTGGCTCGGCTTCTCCGATTCGGGACTGCCCGAGGGTGATCCGATGCCGCCGCTTCCCTTCGGCAGCTTCGCCACGCTGCCGCTGGAACAGGCCGCGGCACCGCTGGTGCGTCTGGTGCGCAGGTTCCGTCCCCACGTGGTCATCTCTTATGACGAGTCCGGCGGCTACCCCCACCCGGACCACATCATGAGCCACAAGATCACCGTGGAGGCGTTCCGAGCCGCCGGCGACGCCACGCGGTATGAGGACCTGGGCGAGGCCTGGCAGCCGCAGAAGCTCTACTACGACCGCGCGTTCAACCCCGGCCGGTTCGAGGCGATCCACAATGCGCTGGTGGAGGCCGGGTACGAGTCTCCCTACGAAGAGAGGCTGCTGCGCTTCCGCGACGGCTCGATCCCCTGGATGACCGATCATGAGGTCACCACGCAGATTCCGGTGGGCGCCTTCCTGGAGCAGCGGGACCTCGCGCTGCGAGCCCACCGCACACAGGTGGAGCCCGACGGCTTCTTCTTCGCCACCCCCAATGACTTCCTGCGCGAGGTCTACCCCTATGACGACTATGTCCTGGTCGAATCCCTGGTGGAGACCGAGCTGCCAGAGCATGACATCTTCAGCGGGCTGCGCTGA